The Juglans regia cultivar Chandler chromosome 16, Walnut 2.0, whole genome shotgun sequence nucleotide sequence gtgtggtgtaagatttctatatagaatttatctatCACAGGCACGACAATACCTCAAATgacattttatgtcatttttatcttaaaaatcattttttttatattatttccaaacaaatgtaacatttttttttttttgataatacaaatgtaacatatttgaaagtgctttaaacatatgattattaaacagtaaataaatttttaacagtaaattttattacttaAGCTCTACAactaaaagttattttaccCATTGCAATTCCAAACATAGGCTTCTTTAATCCCTAATTTTCTCTACCTAAGAgttctaaagaaaataaaaaacacaatctAAAAAGGCAAAATCAAGCTTATAAAGAAGCACATACAGACATGTTCATGCATCTTACTTATAGAAATTGCCGAATCGTTCGTTAGGAAATCACAATGGACTCCGGTGGTTTCTCTCGAGAAATCCTTCTAAGACCACCTTCTTCTTATGCTCCTCCGAATCATAatcctgatcatgatcatgccTGTTCCGATTTTGCTCGACTAAACGAGGGACGAAGTATAACCATGCGGATGTGCTAAGAATGGCACACACTCTACCCCAAACCAACATTATTATTAAGGTTACCACCACAATTGACAAACCCACCGCTGAGTCAAGTTTCTTGGCCGATATCGATCCCTTTTCCCGGTCCAGATTCTTCGACACAGCTCGGGAGTTCGTTAACGACGATGATATTGGGATTGCCCCTTTTTCGTGACGCGAAACTGGTAGAGACACGGAGTGTGACATCACGACGAGCGGCTTGGTCTTGGGCTTCGGTGAGCCAGGATGACTGTATCCCTGTCTCATGGCTTCTTTTTTCCGGCGACAAGACAACCAGTTTTGAAACATGTCTTCCTTGGAAGTATCCGTACGCTCAAAATCTTGAACGTGTTTCTGTGCAGTTCGCTCGTACGTTGTCTGAAACAAAAAGTAACACAACGAATACGACTATGATTCCTTGCTCTTTTACGCCGGAGGCAAACAAAATAATTGACGTACTTTGAGCTTCTTTTTGCTAAATTGCGCCTTGGGTTCTGGAAATTCGAACCTCATTACAGTATATATACCTAAGCAGTTGCAGGAAAATGTAAAAGACAAATCACATACCTCTTGAGGTCCTCCCAAAGCCTCATGTCTTTGATCTAAGGGAACCGGGCTGAATACAGGAACCTGAGAAGGCAGCTTATGATCAGTTACAGGAGCTTCTCGAGGCATCGACGTGAGCATGTCGGGCTTTGATCCCGATGCTAGAATTTCTCTTTTCGGGTCTGATTTCTCGTTGAGGGTGGATTCGAGCGGCGCGGGTTTGGTGCCGGACTTCTTCGTTTGGATTAATCTGGACCAAGAAAGCCAATGCATGTTGATCTTCTGGCCATCGGTTCGGAGGGTTTCCACGGACCCTTTCTCGGAAGCCCAGCTAGAACATGACCCAAAGTAGCAACAGAGGAAGTGTGTGGCTTTGGGTTTggtttgatgacttttgttttggattttggcCATGGAACACAGATCAGAGAGGAGTCGGCATGGAGGAATGCCAAGACTAGCAAGGATGGATTACTGTTTCTGCATATATatcagattttaaatttaaatagtagATTTTAAAAACGAAATctactatttaattatatatatatatatatatatatatcagtaatgttacatacagttattgaatatgtaaatattatgtagttattttgaaaaataatagagtctattattaaaaagttaatttcttttcatgtgagtctcatatttatttattttttttaaaatgactgcacggtACTTACACACTCgcgactgtaagtatcatttatatatatatatatatatatttatggacaAATTGTGTATTAGATTGCATTTAAATGTTGAGGtgatttcatattattttagttaatatgtaaataataatattttgtgaatcttATTGATATGTGTTtcaatgtatgaagtaggttgagatgagttttaactttttatataaaatgttgaaaaagaaatacaacccaacaataattagtttgagatagattgaagtgatttcattttttaaagaaaaaaaactactttacctTCTAAGTTGTACATCTCTACTTGACGgcaggataaaaaaaaatattttttatttagtaattaaaaaaataattttaagtgtattgatatatttttttatttttaaaaaaatatttaaatatattaaaaaaatataaataaaaaaattacaaaaacaattagGGTCAAGTAGAGCGAATTACTCTTCTCGGCAAGTAGCCCGACTCTTTTCCAAACACAATCTTCATTTTGTTTGGTAGTAAAATGGATTGGTTTCGGTAGGTTCCGTCGTGTTTGGGCAAGAGAATTTTTTCCTTTATGGTGtgataagttttttatttacagtaaaaaatattaaaccttCTTTTTTAGAATATACAAATTAactattatttcaaaatatttccattttattaataaaatataaaaaacacatcaatttaaaaatacaaaatagaaCTGGGCAAATTGACAGCTAGCCATCACGAGATGGTCActccattgtttttttttataaaagaaattattatcattcattCGTCAAGAAATTTACAtctataaatagatatattataagatattcCTGTATCAAATATGacatgataaattaaaataatgcatttggtACTCCATCAGAATACAATATTTCCTTTTGTTATTGATCTAATTTTCACTACTACAGACAAATGTCTAAGAAATAGCTCAATCTCACACTTTATAGAAGGAGATGACTCAACCTCTACAGACAAAAATTCGAGAGAtgaactattttttctttttaattaacaataaagaaacaaaagaaaaatacagtAAGATAGATGTGAAAAATAACAGATTATAATTTGAACTAACTCCTGTAGATTTCAAAATCTGTGACAACACGTGAAAGGAACACGTACAATTATCTTTTTTAGCCACAAAGATCAcatctgaaaattttgattatGGCGAGTCCGGTCATCTTGTGGTCACTCcattgtttaattattattattattatattattaataattatattatggTCACAATGATACCCGATTGGAGATGCACATATAACTGAACGAAAGGGAGGCATGTATAGATAGCTAGGTTCTGGTTTTACTAGGTTTCATTTAGCTACTGACTTCGTAATTAAATGTTGTATGCTAATTAGCTATAcccataattattattttaccgTCTGTTAATTAGCTATAAGCCCTTGACAATGATCTCTTACTAAATTAAAGTCGTTTTTCTTAAAGCCCATTTGCTATTTTTGCTATTTGTTATGTTATTCTTAAGTAGGTATATAGAATATATcatccacatcacttaaatagtaagattctattttaaaatctaaaaattcaaatttttcttctaGATGTGTTATTTACACCAGTTTagaaatagaatatatatatatatataatattttagttacaaatgaattatataaaagtaaaaatacaaAGTAACGCGaattgatatgatacgttagattataaatttacttttatggtaaaataaatctaacaaatcatatgaaattacgtctattttatgttaatttactttttatataattttttttatctcttataTATGTTAGTTTAAAACATGATCCTAACTTTTTTTGTATCGCAACAATTGAATTGTCGCCAAACAGTTTTCTCTCGTCATACCAACTTACCAAGACCACCACTCTCATGACGTTTGTTTGAGTATCCTAAGACTGGGTTGTTCAGATTCATGTTtggtttaggttgtgtttggatgttgaagtgagttgagttgagatgataaaatattgttagaatattattttttaatattattattattttgggatttgaaaaagttgaattatttattatattttgtattggaatttgaaaaagttgtaatgatgagttgagatgagtttggtaaccaaactctaagtcttttttttttccttataaaaattaacttcattttttcCTGAATAAAACCTCTCAAATTCAATCcatctttcaatttaaaaaaagtttatatttcaacttttaatcCAATCTTTTACTTAGCTTTTAGTTAAaagtgaattaaaaaaatataagaaccaaaacaacttttacaaaaataaaaacaaaatttccttaagaaacatattcaaacaacttaTCAACAACTCTacatatttacttttatataaaaaaataataataaaaaaaaaatctttttatcatCCTTTtaacatcacatcacatcacatgacgtgatattatattattaattcataaataaaacataataaataacctttaattatttaatactacGTTATAGATTACTAGAAAGATGATaacaaaaaagataataaatagcatttctaattttataaactctaatataaaataaaactttcacttttagcttttagctaatttcaatttttgtcttttaaacTGAATACTACTAGATACAACTTTAAGGTgaacaaatttcaatattttgaaaaaagttagaatctacaaaaaaaaaattgtgattctTAAATGTACTGTATTTTTTTTCGAATGAGTTCGGcaatcacttttatatatttattgtacattttattgatgtgattggtcaaaataattattttatattaaaaaaataacacaatcaATTACATgtgaaatgcataaaaaatatatatatatataaaagtgactataaatgaaatttttggtaATAATACAACTACACCTAAGCTACTAAGCATGGTGGTAAGTTGCATGGATGTAGAAATTGAAGACACGTAGCGATTCTATTCATGCACCAATATTACTGTTGTtgagaacagagagagaaaatgagtgTTTTGAAGAAATCTAATGATTTTTTCAACAAAACTAGGAACTAGGAAGGCCGATGGAGaacctaatttatttattataaatagagaCGTAGTGCCCTCTTTGATCAAAAGCACGTACCAATTAAATTGATCATTAAACTTTTTTGACTAATTTGTATCCACcgcattaattaatttctctcaactaactttaaAAATAACTGAACTACAaatgttgcattttttttactacactgtagctagctaggtagagTGGTCATCGTTCAAAACCGAACGTTCCATTAATAATTAGtccaatttaattaatataatttgttacaTCAGCATTATGTACAGCTTCAGTTTAGATTgaaaactcacctcaacttatcttatcattataattttatcaaatttctacacaaaatataataaataatttaatttttttaaatcttaaaataataataatattaaaaaataatattctaataatattttattcaactcatttctaaatctaaacaaCAGACCTACTAAACTAACAAATCTACTAAACCAACCTTACCTATAATAATTTCCTTGTCTTCATCGAAATCAGGTTTTGCTTTGTTAATCATTGTAAgctccgtttggataatgagattagatgattttagatgaaagttaaaaattaaataaaatattattaaaatattattttttaataatattattattttgagacttgaaaaagtataattgtttattatatttggtgtgaaaatttaaaaaaattataatgataagatgagataacatgagatgaaatcatttctatatctaaacaGACCTATTAGCTTTGTcacaataaaaaagtaaaaaaaaacaagaggagaGATTCAAAGATTAAAGAttatgagaaaaagaaataatatagaTATCGATTTTTGTttcctaattaatataaatttctgCCGATTAtgattattgttattattaacaatatttGAATTCCCATCCTCAAATTCAGATGACCAGCTGCAAAAACTTACCATCGTAAACAAAATGAAGCAGAATTAATGACAAAAAGTTTAAACAAACAAAAGGTCATATATACTCTAGGCGAGTAAGCAATATGTGGGAATTCGATTGATATGTCTTAGAGTGAGGTAGAGATGAAGAACTCAACCTTGACAAGCGAGTCAGAAAAGCCGTCTATTGGCAAAAATGAGGAGCTAAAGTGGCTAGTCAACTCGGAAGGAAATTTATCTGCCAAGGCTAGAAATGATCAATTGTCAAAGAGGAACTATAAACAAATACTGACACAACCAGCCATTGGGACTTTCTGGGATAATACGGAAGAGTTCGGAGAAGTGTCAACAATGAGCGCAAAAGCCCCATCTCAAAGGTCACATTTGGAGTGACTCTGCAATTAAAGGTGAAAGCTCAACAAGTCGCGTCGTCAAAGACCCAAAAGTATGGCCCAACACCATGTGGAGAACCCTCGTTCAAAGGGGAACTGAGGAGTAGGCCGACCGTAGGGTGTGCAGACCATGCCCTGGTCACCTATCTCTGTCATCCTACAGTGTGACAGAACAATGATGAAAGACTCATATCCAAGCATATTTGGAGTTAGAGATACGTCAAAAAGGACATCTAACATTCCCATTCTATTTAAAGGATTTAGACGTAGGATAAAATTTCACTTTTGAGACCTTATTCACTTGAGAGCTTGAAAGGTGATTGCTGCGAAAAATAAAGGAGTAGGAAGACAACAAGAAGATTTCTGACGTAGGAACGTATGTTAGCTTCTGAGATAGTGCTGGATTATAGGGTGAATGTTGTGTGCGAGAGACATTGCATCATCTCTGTAATTCATATTTCCTGTTTCTacaagcataaataaataattctaacaCTTTGTTTCTAGCTATTTACTCGCTAGTTTATGATGGTTTTAATGTTTTCGATTCTTTTAATTGTTTCTTGCTACTGATGATGATATCTTGTTGGGAGCCCTAGATacctttgtgtgtgtgtttgtggaGTTAGCGAGAGTCCA carries:
- the LOC108998132 gene encoding uncharacterized protein LOC108998132 codes for the protein MAKIQNKSHQTKPKATHFLCCYFGSCSSWASEKGSVETLRTDGQKINMHWLSWSRLIQTKKSGTKPAPLESTLNEKSDPKREILASGSKPDMLTSMPREAPVTDHKLPSQVPVFSPVPLDQRHEALGGPQETTYERTAQKHVQDFERTDTSKEDMFQNWLSCRRKKEAMRQGYSHPGSPKPKTKPLVVMSHSVSLPVSRHEKGAIPISSSLTNSRAVSKNLDREKGSISAKKLDSAVGLSIVVVTLIIMLVWGRVCAILSTSAWLYFVPRLVEQNRNRHDHDQDYDSEEHKKKVVLEGFLERNHRSPL